In Phenylobacterium zucineum HLK1, one DNA window encodes the following:
- a CDS encoding NAD(P)-dependent oxidoreductase, protein MKVAFAGLGVMGFPMAGHLARAGHEVSVYNRSPDKARRWVEAHGGRMGETAAEAAAGAQVLALCVGNDDDVRQVVAQALPALADGAVIVDHTTTSAVVAREMAALAAQSGRAFVDAPVSGGQAGAEAGQLTIMCGGDEAAFAKVEPVIAAYAKAIRRMGGPGAGQLTKMVNQICIAGVVQGLAEGLHFARRAGLDPQAVYEAISKGAAQSWQMDNRWKTMSEGRFDFGFAVDWMRKDLGLLLDEATRNGATLEMTAMVDRFYAEVQALGGARWDTSSLVARLEKPE, encoded by the coding sequence ATGAAGGTCGCGTTCGCGGGCCTGGGCGTCATGGGCTTCCCGATGGCGGGGCACCTGGCCAGGGCCGGTCACGAGGTGAGCGTCTACAACCGCAGTCCGGATAAGGCGCGCCGCTGGGTCGAGGCCCATGGCGGCCGGATGGGCGAGACCGCCGCCGAGGCCGCGGCGGGGGCCCAGGTGCTGGCCCTCTGCGTCGGCAACGACGACGACGTGCGCCAGGTGGTGGCGCAGGCGCTGCCCGCCCTGGCCGACGGCGCGGTGATCGTCGACCACACCACCACTTCGGCCGTGGTGGCGCGCGAGATGGCGGCGCTGGCGGCGCAGAGCGGTCGGGCGTTCGTCGACGCGCCGGTTTCCGGCGGCCAGGCGGGCGCCGAGGCCGGCCAGCTGACCATCATGTGCGGCGGGGACGAAGCCGCCTTCGCCAAGGTCGAGCCGGTGATCGCCGCCTACGCCAAGGCCATCCGCCGGATGGGCGGGCCGGGCGCGGGCCAGCTGACCAAGATGGTCAACCAGATCTGCATCGCCGGCGTGGTCCAGGGCCTCGCCGAGGGGCTGCACTTCGCAAGGCGCGCCGGGCTCGACCCGCAGGCGGTCTACGAGGCGATCTCGAAGGGCGCGGCCCAGTCCTGGCAGATGGACAACCGCTGGAAGACCATGAGCGAGGGCAGGTTCGACTTCGGCTTTGCGGTGGACTGGATGCGCAAGGACCTCGGGCTCCTGCTCGACGAGGCGACCCGCAACGGCGCGACGCTGGAGATGACCGCCATGGTCGACCGGTTCTACGCCGAGGTGCAGGCCCTGGGGGGCGCCCGTTGGGACACCTCGAGCCTCGTCGCGCGGCTGGAGAAGCCGGAATGA
- a CDS encoding GNAT family N-acetyltransferase, whose protein sequence is MILRTERLTLTPPTEADAAFVLELLNDPGWIANIGDRGVRTEDEARTYIAERFSKSPWFVVRNAAGEAMGMCGIVVGREGLDSPDIGYAFLERHAGQGYATEAARVVLAHAREAMGLAKVAAITSVDNTASQRVLEKIGLRFVEVIQLPGVPEQSAYFTT, encoded by the coding sequence ATGATCCTCAGGACCGAGCGTCTGACGCTGACGCCCCCGACCGAGGCCGACGCGGCCTTCGTCCTGGAGCTGCTGAACGATCCGGGCTGGATCGCCAACATCGGCGACCGCGGCGTGCGCACCGAGGACGAGGCCCGCACCTACATCGCCGAGCGGTTCTCGAAGAGCCCTTGGTTCGTGGTGCGCAATGCCGCCGGCGAGGCCATGGGTATGTGCGGAATCGTCGTGGGCCGGGAGGGGCTGGATTCCCCCGACATCGGCTACGCTTTCCTCGAGCGGCACGCCGGCCAGGGCTACGCCACGGAGGCGGCGCGCGTTGTCCTCGCCCACGCCCGCGAGGCGATGGGGCTGGCGAAGGTCGCGGCGATCACTTCGGTGGACAACACGGCTTCGCAGCGGGTGCTGGAGAAGATCGGCCTGCGCTTCGTCGAGGTCATCCAGCTTCCGGGGGTCCCGGAGCAGAGCGCCTATTTCACGACGTAA
- a CDS encoding NUDIX hydrolase produces the protein MIVEVVGAVVRDGAGRLLVVRKRGTQRFMLPGGKPEPGEDDLAALARELAEELGVSLLSARPLGVFEAPAANEPGRTVRSRPYAAEIEGEPACAAEIEDLRWIDPQAPDVLLAPVLEREILPAIRPFR, from the coding sequence GTGATCGTCGAGGTCGTCGGCGCGGTCGTCCGCGACGGCGCCGGCCGTCTGCTCGTGGTCCGCAAGCGCGGGACGCAGCGCTTCATGCTGCCGGGCGGCAAGCCCGAGCCGGGCGAGGACGACCTGGCGGCTCTCGCCCGAGAGCTGGCGGAGGAACTGGGCGTAAGCCTGCTCTCGGCCCGCCCGCTCGGCGTCTTCGAGGCGCCCGCGGCCAACGAGCCCGGCCGCACCGTACGCTCCCGCCCCTATGCGGCGGAGATCGAAGGCGAGCCCGCGTGCGCGGCCGAGATCGAGGACCTCCGCTGGATCGACCCGCAGGCGCCGGACGTCCTGCTCGCGCCGGTGCTGGAGCGCGAGATCCTGCCCGCGATCAGGCCGTTCCGCTGA
- a CDS encoding alpha/beta fold hydrolase has translation MGAATRTIEANGFRFAVDEAGQGDHLALCLHGFPESRFSWRFQLPLLAELGYRAWAPDLRGYGETEPRPQDVASYRIERLLVDVAALIDASGARRVTLIGHDWGAGLAWAFAANRVRPLERLVIMNVPHPAVFAKVIRRSPRQLLRSWYMFLFQIPGLPEWLNTAGDARAIRRAFRGMAVDKTRFPDEVLDRYAHDARRPGAMTGMVNWYRAVMRHPGLMAGPWPKIETPTLVVWGEADAALGLETLDGTDTYVENLTIRRLPGVSHWVQQEAPEQVNAILREWLSGTA, from the coding sequence ATGGGGGCCGCGACACGGACGATCGAGGCGAACGGCTTCCGCTTCGCCGTGGACGAGGCGGGGCAGGGCGACCACCTGGCCCTGTGCCTGCACGGCTTTCCCGAGAGCCGCTTTTCCTGGCGCTTCCAGCTGCCGCTGCTGGCGGAGCTGGGCTACCGCGCCTGGGCGCCGGACCTGCGTGGCTACGGCGAGACGGAGCCCAGGCCGCAGGACGTCGCCAGCTACCGGATCGAGCGGCTGCTGGTGGACGTGGCCGCCCTGATCGACGCCAGCGGCGCGCGCCGGGTCACCCTGATCGGCCACGACTGGGGGGCGGGCCTGGCCTGGGCCTTCGCCGCCAACCGCGTGCGGCCGCTGGAGCGGCTGGTGATCATGAACGTGCCGCACCCAGCGGTGTTCGCGAAGGTGATCCGCCGCTCGCCGCGCCAGTTGCTGCGGTCCTGGTACATGTTCCTGTTCCAGATTCCCGGCCTGCCCGAATGGCTGAACACCGCGGGCGACGCCCGCGCGATCCGGCGGGCCTTCCGCGGGATGGCCGTGGACAAGACCCGCTTCCCCGACGAGGTGCTGGACCGCTACGCCCACGACGCCCGGCGTCCCGGTGCGATGACGGGGATGGTCAACTGGTACCGCGCGGTCATGCGCCACCCGGGCCTGATGGCCGGCCCCTGGCCGAAGATCGAGACGCCGACCCTGGTCGTCTGGGGCGAGGCGGATGCGGCTCTCGGCCTGGAAACACTCGACGGAACCGATACTTACGTCGAAAACCTCACGATCCGGCGCCTCCCGGGCGTCTCCCACTGGGTCCAGCAGGAAGCGCCCGAACAGGTGAACGCCATCCTGCGGGAGTGGCTCAGCGGAACGGCCTGA
- the hemB gene encoding porphobilinogen synthase, protein MTRAPLAAYPALRLRRLRQADWIRRLVRETVLTPADLIWSMVVHEGEGEIRVASMPGVTRLSVKDAAQAAKEAKALGIPAIAVFPHIDGAKKDARGSRAADPNGLVCNAVKAMKDAAPEVGIMCDVALDPFTDHGHDGLIEGGRILNDATIEALVAQALVQAKAGCDILAPSDMMDGRVGALRSALEAEGLQDVMIMSYAAKYASAFYGPYRDAIGSGKLGTGSVDNPGDKKTYQMDPANTDEALREVALDIAEGADMVMVKPGLPYLDIVRRVVDEFALPTFAFQVSGEYAMLMAAAQNGWLDEERAILESLGAFKRAGAAGVITYFAPRAARLLGA, encoded by the coding sequence ATGACCCGCGCTCCCCTCGCCGCCTACCCCGCGCTCCGCCTGCGCCGCCTGCGCCAGGCCGACTGGATCCGCCGCCTCGTCCGCGAGACCGTGCTCACGCCGGCCGACCTGATCTGGTCGATGGTCGTCCACGAGGGCGAGGGCGAGATCCGCGTGGCCTCCATGCCGGGCGTGACCCGCCTGTCGGTGAAGGACGCCGCCCAGGCCGCGAAGGAAGCCAAGGCCCTCGGCATCCCGGCCATCGCCGTCTTCCCGCACATCGACGGCGCCAAGAAGGACGCCCGCGGCAGCCGGGCGGCCGATCCCAACGGCCTCGTCTGCAACGCCGTCAAGGCGATGAAGGACGCCGCCCCCGAAGTGGGGATCATGTGCGACGTGGCGCTCGACCCCTTCACCGACCACGGCCACGACGGCCTGATCGAGGGCGGCCGCATCCTCAACGACGCGACCATCGAGGCCCTGGTCGCCCAGGCGCTGGTGCAGGCGAAGGCCGGCTGCGACATCCTCGCCCCGTCCGACATGATGGACGGCCGCGTCGGGGCGCTGCGTAGCGCGCTGGAGGCCGAGGGGCTGCAGGACGTGATGATCATGTCCTACGCCGCCAAGTACGCCTCGGCGTTCTACGGCCCCTACCGGGACGCCATCGGCTCCGGAAAGCTGGGGACCGGCTCGGTGGACAACCCCGGCGACAAGAAGACCTACCAGATGGACCCCGCCAACACGGACGAGGCCCTGCGCGAGGTGGCCCTCGACATCGCCGAGGGCGCCGACATGGTGATGGTGAAGCCCGGCCTGCCCTACCTCGACATCGTCCGCCGGGTGGTCGACGAGTTCGCCCTGCCGACCTTCGCGTTCCAGGTCTCGGGCGAGTACGCCATGCTGATGGCGGCGGCCCAGAACGGGTGGCTGGACGAGGAACGCGCCATCCTGGAGAGCCTCGGCGCCTTCAAGCGGGCCGGCGCCGCCGGGGTCATCACCTACTTCGCGCCCCGGGCGGCGCGCCTCCTGGGCGCGTGA
- a CDS encoding 2-hydroxychromene-2-carboxylate isomerase, producing MTLSYDLYWSFRSPYSYMVTPRLLELETTHDVRCNVRPVYPLAVRTPEFFEQQDPLWLRYFMVDVFREAAFRGLPFRWPRPDPVQRNEAHGYRIPQPYIHRLTHLGVAAAERGRGLPFLAEASHVIWSGEVEGWHEGDHLARAAERAGLDWAEMSAAVDADPDRFRQIVDTNQTDQREAGHWGVPMMVFGGEPFFGQDRFDQMVWRMRQQGLRPRAAPPTAD from the coding sequence ATGACCCTGAGCTACGACCTCTACTGGTCGTTCCGGTCGCCGTACTCGTACATGGTGACGCCGCGGCTGCTGGAGCTCGAGACCACGCACGACGTCCGCTGCAATGTCCGGCCGGTCTATCCGCTGGCGGTGCGCACGCCCGAGTTCTTCGAACAGCAGGACCCGCTCTGGCTGCGCTACTTCATGGTCGACGTGTTCCGCGAGGCGGCGTTCCGCGGCCTGCCGTTCCGCTGGCCCCGGCCCGACCCGGTGCAGCGCAACGAGGCGCACGGCTATCGCATCCCCCAGCCCTACATCCATCGCCTGACGCACTTGGGCGTCGCGGCGGCCGAGCGGGGGCGGGGCCTGCCGTTTCTGGCCGAGGCCTCCCACGTGATCTGGAGCGGCGAGGTGGAGGGCTGGCACGAGGGGGATCACCTCGCCCGCGCCGCCGAACGGGCTGGCCTCGACTGGGCCGAGATGTCCGCCGCGGTGGACGCCGATCCCGACCGCTTCCGGCAGATCGTGGATACGAACCAGACGGACCAGCGCGAGGCCGGCCACTGGGGCGTGCCGATGATGGTCTTCGGCGGCGAGCCGTTCTTCGGCCAGGACCGGTTCGACCAGATGGTCTGGCGGATGCGCCAGCAGGGCCTTCGGCCCCGGGCCGCTCCCCCAACGGCAGATTGA
- a CDS encoding isobutyryl-CoA dehydrogenase, translated as MDFNLTEDQRAIEDAARAFAAAELAPHSARWDEEKHLPVDVMRKAAELGFAGLYVRDDVGGSALSRLDASIVFEQLSYGDVAVAAFISIHNMASWMIDRFGSEELRRRFLPRLTTMELIASYCLTEPGAGSDAASLQTSARSDGGEYVLNGSKAFISGAGTSDVYVVMARTGGEGAGGVSTFVVEKDTPGLSFGAQERKMGWNAQPTALVHFDNCRVPEANRVGDEGQGFKIAMAGLDGGRINIASCSLGGAALAFDTAKAHLETRRQFGRALREFQGLQWRLADMATELEAARLMVRRAAHALDNKDPKATQYCAMAKRFATDAGFEVANQALQLHGGYGYLRDYPLERIVRDLRVHQILEGANEVMRVITARELFRP; from the coding sequence ATGGACTTCAACCTGACGGAAGATCAGCGGGCGATCGAGGACGCGGCGCGCGCCTTCGCCGCCGCTGAGCTCGCGCCCCATTCGGCGCGCTGGGACGAGGAGAAGCACTTACCCGTCGACGTCATGCGCAAGGCGGCCGAGCTGGGCTTCGCCGGCCTCTACGTGCGCGACGACGTGGGCGGCTCGGCGCTCTCCCGGCTCGACGCCTCCATCGTCTTCGAGCAGCTCTCCTACGGCGACGTCGCGGTGGCGGCCTTCATCTCGATCCACAACATGGCTTCGTGGATGATCGACCGGTTCGGCTCGGAGGAGCTGCGCCGGCGGTTCCTGCCCAGGCTGACGACGATGGAGCTCATCGCCTCGTACTGCCTGACCGAGCCGGGCGCCGGCTCGGACGCGGCCTCGCTGCAGACCAGCGCGCGCAGCGATGGCGGCGAATACGTCCTGAACGGCTCCAAGGCCTTCATCTCGGGCGCCGGGACTTCCGACGTCTACGTCGTGATGGCCCGGACGGGCGGGGAGGGCGCCGGCGGCGTCTCCACCTTCGTCGTCGAGAAGGATACGCCCGGTCTCTCCTTCGGCGCCCAGGAGCGGAAGATGGGCTGGAACGCCCAGCCGACCGCCCTGGTCCACTTCGACAACTGCCGCGTGCCCGAGGCGAACCGGGTCGGCGACGAGGGCCAGGGGTTCAAGATCGCCATGGCCGGACTCGACGGCGGGCGGATCAACATCGCCTCGTGCTCGCTGGGCGGGGCGGCGCTGGCCTTCGACACGGCCAAGGCGCACCTCGAGACCCGCAGGCAGTTCGGCCGGGCGCTGCGCGAGTTCCAGGGTCTGCAGTGGCGCCTCGCCGACATGGCGACCGAGCTGGAGGCGGCGCGCCTGATGGTCCGCCGCGCCGCCCACGCCCTCGACAACAAGGATCCGAAGGCCACCCAGTACTGCGCCATGGCCAAGCGCTTCGCGACCGACGCCGGCTTCGAGGTAGCGAACCAGGCGCTGCAGCTGCACGGCGGCTATGGCTACCTGCGCGACTATCCGCTGGAGCGGATCGTCCGCGACCTGCGCGTCCACCAGATCCTCGAAGGCGCCAACGAGGTCATGCGCGTGATCACCGCCCGGGAGCTGTTCCGTCCATGA
- a CDS encoding enoyl-CoA hydratase/isomerase family protein, which produces MSEPEVLCRIEGRVGRITLNRPQALHALTTRMCRDITDALLGWKDDPAVELVLLDHSGERGFCAGGDIRMLAESGQGDGSAAREFFFTEYRLNELLFRYPKTTVAIMDGVTMGGGVGLSRPCRFRVATERTTFAMPETGIGLFPDVGGGWYLSRMPDHIGLWLALTGARIKAADCELIGVATDYVESAKVAELKAGILADPSGAETLLTELEGDAGRPPIAAHQDEIARLFSGDSVEAIVAALEGAGTEWAAEQLKILRTKSPQTMKVAFRQLRLGARCATFAENMAMEYRIGARVVQKHDFIEGVRAVIVEKDNAPRWNPASLEGVTEAMLDEIFAPLPADQEWSPLP; this is translated from the coding sequence ATGAGCGAGCCTGAAGTCCTCTGCCGCATCGAAGGCCGCGTCGGGCGCATCACCCTGAACCGGCCGCAGGCGCTGCACGCGCTGACGACGCGGATGTGCCGGGACATCACCGACGCCCTGCTGGGCTGGAAGGACGATCCGGCGGTCGAGCTGGTGCTCCTCGACCACTCCGGCGAGCGCGGCTTCTGCGCGGGCGGCGACATCCGCATGCTGGCCGAAAGCGGCCAGGGCGACGGCTCGGCGGCCCGCGAGTTCTTCTTCACCGAATACCGGCTGAACGAGCTGCTGTTCCGCTATCCGAAGACCACGGTGGCGATCATGGACGGCGTCACCATGGGCGGCGGCGTGGGCCTGTCGCGGCCCTGCCGCTTCCGGGTGGCGACCGAGCGCACCACCTTCGCCATGCCCGAGACCGGCATCGGCCTGTTCCCTGACGTCGGCGGCGGCTGGTACCTTTCCCGGATGCCCGACCACATCGGCCTGTGGCTGGCGCTGACCGGCGCGCGGATCAAGGCGGCCGACTGCGAGCTGATCGGCGTCGCCACCGACTATGTCGAGAGCGCCAAGGTCGCCGAGCTGAAGGCGGGGATCCTCGCCGATCCGTCCGGCGCCGAGACCCTGCTGACCGAGCTGGAGGGCGATGCGGGCCGCCCGCCGATCGCCGCCCACCAGGACGAGATAGCCAGGCTCTTCTCCGGCGACAGCGTCGAGGCGATCGTGGCCGCCCTGGAGGGCGCCGGGACCGAATGGGCCGCCGAGCAGCTGAAGATCCTGCGAACCAAGTCGCCACAGACGATGAAGGTCGCCTTCCGCCAGCTGCGGCTCGGCGCGCGCTGCGCGACCTTCGCCGAGAACATGGCCATGGAGTACCGGATCGGCGCCCGCGTCGTTCAGAAGCACGACTTCATCGAGGGCGTGCGGGCGGTGATCGTCGAAAAGGACAACGCCCCCAGGTGGAACCCCGCCAGCCTCGAGGGCGTCACCGAGGCCATGCTGGACGAGATCTTCGCGCCGCTGCCGGCCGACCAGGAATGGTCGCCGCTGCCCTGA
- a CDS encoding P-loop NTPase family protein — translation MARQLRLRLGRPAAYSRDEFAVGPSNAQAVALLDAWPAWHGRALALVGPEGSGKTHLARAWAQAAGAVVLDREDPDLRQADGRPALLEDVDQGVPGEALFHLINLAAREGGGLLLTARTRPAAWPAALPDLRSRLNALAVAEIEPPDDAVLEGVLRKFFRDRNIRPPEEVYPYLLRRMGRSIPDAREIVRKLDEAGDGELKPVTRVLARQILEGDSQNLDLFE, via the coding sequence ATGGCGCGACAGCTTCGGCTGAGGCTCGGACGGCCGGCCGCCTATTCCCGTGACGAATTCGCCGTGGGCCCCTCGAACGCCCAGGCGGTGGCGCTGCTGGACGCCTGGCCGGCGTGGCACGGCCGGGCGCTTGCGCTGGTGGGCCCCGAGGGCTCGGGCAAGACGCACCTGGCGCGCGCCTGGGCGCAGGCCGCCGGCGCCGTCGTGCTCGACCGCGAGGACCCGGACCTGCGCCAGGCCGACGGCCGCCCGGCGCTGCTGGAGGACGTCGACCAGGGCGTTCCCGGCGAGGCGCTGTTCCACCTGATCAATCTGGCGGCGCGCGAGGGCGGCGGGCTGCTGCTCACCGCGCGCACCCGGCCGGCGGCCTGGCCCGCGGCCCTGCCCGACCTGCGCTCGCGGTTGAACGCCCTGGCGGTCGCCGAGATCGAGCCCCCCGACGACGCGGTGCTGGAAGGCGTGCTGCGCAAATTCTTCCGTGACCGGAATATTCGCCCGCCCGAGGAGGTCTATCCGTACCTGCTGCGGCGCATGGGCCGGTCGATTCCGGACGCGCGGGAGATCGTCCGCAAGCTGGACGAGGCCGGCGATGGTGAGCTGAAGCCGGTCACGCGCGTGCTTGCCCGGCAGATTCTTGAGGGCGATAGTCAAAATCTTGATCTTTTCGAGTGA
- a CDS encoding arginyltransferase, with translation MTQHFPTRQLRFFLTAPSPCPYLPERYERKVFAHLPLSDGATVNDSLTQVGFRRSQNIAYRPACEACSACVSARLPVTDYAFSRSERKVLARNEDLERHLVEAEATMEQFDLLRRYLLARHADGGMAEMTWPDYVAMVEDTAVRTHIIEYRTRPSDGGPGELVACALVDLMSDGLSLVYSFYDPTLGRRSLGSFVILDHVVQAGLAGLPYVYLGYWVRGSEKMDYKVRFSPIELLKAEGWTLMSSRDLRPKDELPGL, from the coding sequence GTGACGCAGCATTTTCCGACCCGACAGCTCAGGTTCTTCCTGACCGCGCCGTCGCCGTGCCCGTACCTGCCCGAGCGGTACGAGCGGAAGGTCTTCGCCCACCTGCCCCTCTCGGACGGGGCCACCGTGAACGACAGCCTGACCCAGGTGGGCTTCCGCCGGTCGCAGAACATCGCCTACCGCCCCGCCTGCGAGGCCTGCTCGGCGTGCGTCTCGGCGCGGCTGCCGGTGACCGACTACGCCTTCTCCCGCTCCGAGCGGAAGGTGCTGGCCCGCAACGAGGATCTCGAACGGCATCTCGTCGAGGCCGAGGCCACGATGGAGCAGTTCGACCTGCTCCGCCGCTATCTCCTGGCCCGCCACGCCGACGGCGGCATGGCCGAGATGACCTGGCCCGACTACGTGGCGATGGTCGAGGACACCGCCGTCCGCACCCACATCATCGAGTACCGCACGCGGCCGTCGGACGGCGGACCGGGCGAACTCGTGGCCTGCGCGCTGGTCGACCTGATGAGCGACGGCCTGTCGCTGGTCTACAGCTTCTACGACCCGACGCTGGGGCGGCGCAGCCTGGGCTCGTTCGTGATCCTCGACCACGTGGTCCAGGCCGGGCTCGCCGGCCTGCCCTACGTCTATCTCGGCTACTGGGTCCGGGGCTCGGAGAAGATGGACTACAAGGTCCGCTTCTCGCCCATCGAGCTGCTCAAGGCCGAGGGCTGGACGCTGATGTCCTCGCGCGACCTGCGGCCCAAGGACGAACTTCCGGGGCTGTGA
- a CDS encoding flagellar motor protein MotB translates to MSVGDQPIVIKKVKKGGGHGHHGGAWKVAYADFVTAMMAFFLLMWLINTTSPEQKQGIADYFAPASVSQTSSGAGGILGGTALGTDGSKSAGASPIIEELAPDSRNPNDGKNRDASKSDSLEAASTQALRDALQKREEAAFASAAQSLRQSLQDMPELAELSKNIIIDQTPEGLRIQLVDQEGRSMFNAGSSQPNDRAKLLLRAVSKVINQLPNRVSIYGHTSANANGSRAESDWPLSAARADASRRILQGSGVDPDRVYQVSGKAASEPLYPDDPTLAGNRRIAIVLLREAPVLPPDPGL, encoded by the coding sequence ATGTCGGTGGGCGACCAGCCGATCGTCATCAAGAAGGTGAAGAAGGGCGGCGGCCACGGTCACCACGGCGGCGCGTGGAAGGTCGCCTACGCCGACTTCGTCACCGCCATGATGGCCTTCTTCCTGCTGATGTGGCTGATCAACACCACCAGCCCCGAGCAGAAGCAGGGCATCGCCGACTACTTCGCCCCGGCCAGCGTCTCCCAGACCAGCTCGGGCGCGGGCGGCATCCTGGGCGGCACCGCCCTGGGGACCGACGGCTCCAAGAGCGCGGGCGCCAGCCCGATCATCGAGGAACTGGCTCCCGACAGCCGCAACCCCAACGACGGCAAGAACCGCGACGCTTCGAAGTCCGACTCCCTGGAAGCCGCCTCGACCCAGGCGCTGCGCGACGCGCTCCAGAAGCGCGAGGAGGCCGCGTTCGCCTCGGCCGCCCAGTCGCTGCGCCAGTCGCTGCAGGACATGCCCGAGCTGGCCGAGCTGTCGAAGAACATCATCATCGACCAGACGCCCGAGGGCCTGCGCATCCAGCTCGTGGACCAGGAGGGGCGGTCGATGTTCAACGCCGGCTCGTCCCAGCCCAACGACAGGGCCAAGCTGCTGCTGCGTGCGGTGTCGAAGGTGATCAACCAGCTGCCCAACCGGGTCAGCATCTACGGCCACACCAGCGCCAATGCGAACGGCTCGCGGGCCGAGAGCGACTGGCCGCTGTCGGCGGCCCGGGCCGACGCCTCGCGGCGCATCCTGCAGGGCTCGGGGGTCGATCCGGACCGCGTCTACCAGGTCTCGGGCAAGGCGGCGTCCGAGCCGCTCTATCCCGATGATCCGACCCTGGCCGGCAACCGTCGCATTGCGATCGTGTTGTTGCGGGAGGCGCCGGTTCTTCCGCCGGACCCGGGGTTGTAG
- the mmsB gene encoding 3-hydroxyisobutyrate dehydrogenase, which produces MHEEAMTRIAFIGLGNMGGGMAANQAKAGRTVAAFDLSAAALEKAAGAGCTPAGSVAEAVKDAEAVITMLPAGPHVRSVYAEQVLPHAPKSALLIDCSTIDVESARAVAGQAKAQGFRFADAPVSGGTAAAEAGTLAFMVGCDEADFAEVERIIAPMSRATIRAGDHGAGQAAKICNNMVLGISMIGVCEALALAEKLGLDPVKFYEISSQSSGQCWSLTSYCPWPGPVPAAPSNRGYEGGFATAMMLKDLKLAQEAAARAGAAAPLGAAAEGLYALFDRLGGGGKDFSAILELLRGNAPQGT; this is translated from the coding sequence ATTCATGAGGAAGCCATGACCCGTATCGCATTCATCGGCCTGGGCAACATGGGCGGGGGCATGGCGGCGAACCAGGCGAAGGCCGGCCGCACGGTCGCCGCGTTCGACCTCTCGGCCGCGGCGCTGGAGAAGGCGGCCGGCGCCGGCTGCACGCCCGCCGGCTCGGTGGCCGAGGCCGTGAAGGACGCCGAGGCGGTCATCACCATGCTGCCGGCCGGGCCGCATGTCCGTTCCGTCTACGCCGAGCAGGTGCTCCCGCACGCGCCCAAGTCGGCCCTGCTGATCGACTGCTCCACCATCGACGTGGAAAGCGCGCGCGCGGTGGCCGGGCAGGCCAAGGCCCAGGGCTTCCGTTTCGCCGATGCGCCGGTCTCCGGCGGGACGGCGGCGGCCGAGGCTGGGACGCTGGCTTTCATGGTCGGCTGCGACGAGGCCGACTTCGCCGAGGTGGAGCGAATCATCGCGCCGATGAGCCGCGCCACGATCCGCGCCGGCGACCACGGGGCGGGGCAGGCGGCCAAGATCTGCAACAACATGGTGCTCGGCATCTCGATGATAGGGGTGTGCGAGGCCCTGGCGCTGGCCGAGAAGCTCGGGCTGGACCCGGTGAAGTTCTACGAGATCAGCTCCCAGTCCTCCGGCCAGTGCTGGAGCCTGACGAGCTACTGCCCCTGGCCGGGGCCGGTGCCGGCCGCGCCGTCCAACCGCGGCTACGAGGGCGGCTTCGCCACGGCCATGATGCTGAAGGACCTCAAGCTGGCGCAGGAGGCGGCGGCCAGGGCCGGCGCGGCGGCGCCGCTGGGGGCGGCGGCGGAAGGCCTCTATGCGCTGTTCGACCGCCTCGGCGGGGGCGGCAAGGACTTCTCGGCCATCCTCGAGCTGCTGCGGGGCAATGCGCCGCAGGGGACCTGA